DNA sequence from the Fimbriimonadaceae bacterium genome:
CCAGCTGCGATGTAGAGCCTGATGAGATGGTTGTGATATTTCTCTTCGGTTGGGTCGACAAGGAGCAGCTTGGACCCGGCCTCGATGGCATTGTCGATGTCCCCGTTTGCGGCAAAGAGCCGGACGAGCCCGTTGAGGATGTTCGCGTAGAGGTCGTTGAGTCGCAGTCTCTCTCCGAAAGCCCACTCTTCGTAATAGCCGTCAAGCAGGTCACCTTTATACAGGCTTGCCGCTTTTATAAGATGAGCGAGCTTTTGCCCTTCGTCGGTCTCCTCTTTGGCGGACTTCACGCAGTCCATAAACTCGATCACATCAACGGTCACGATGGCAGCGTTGAGCGAAACCGTGTGATGATCGGCGACCAGGATGGAGCCTTGAGCGACACCGGGCGGGTGGAGCTGGCGTCGCAAAGATGAAACGGCTTGGTTGAGTCTGTTTCGGATGGCGATGGGGTCGCCATCAGGCCAGAGAAGTTCGGCGATCACTTCACGGGCGATAGGGCGGTCCAGATGCATGGCGAGGTATGCCAGCAAGGCTCCGGTCTTTTGCGTTTGAAAACGCGAAATGACACGGTCCCCATGGATTACACGCAGCCCCCCAAACAACTCAATGCGACACGGAAGAGTCACCGATCTATTTTAGTTCAAGGGAAGAGTATTCTGTACTAGGAAGAACTTTTAGGACGCATTTAGGCAGGATGGTCTAAGCTTGCCGTCGTTACCAGAGTTGGATCAGGTGTGTATATGAAGAAGTGTCTGATAGTCGCAGTCGTTGTCGCAATCGCTCTCACCATCGCCGGTTGTACGAAGGGATCGGAAACCGACAACAAGGTCAAGATCGGTTTTCTGGTCAAGTCAAAGACCGAGCCATGGTTTCAAACCGAGTGGAAGTTTGCCGATGAAGCCGCCGCCAAGTATGGTTTCGACTTGATCAAGCTCGAAGTTGCCGATGGCACGGCGGTCAATAAGCAGCTTGACGTCCTTGGCGCACAGGGAGCGCAGGGCGTGATCATCTGCACGCCCAATCAGAAACTCGGTCCGGCTATCGTCAAGAAGGCGGGAGAGTACAACATGAAGCTGATGAGCGTGGACGACCGATTGGTCGACGCGGACGGCAATTCGCTTACCGATGTTCATCACCTCGGGATCTCGGCTCACGAGATCGGCAAGATGGTTGGGCAGACCCTTGTTGATGAGATGCAGAAGCGCGGATGGAAAATGGAAGAAGTCGGCGCGCTTGCCCTCACCATCGACTCCCTTGAAACGGCGAAGCAGAGAACGGATGGAGCCATTGAAGTTCTGACAGCGAACGGCTTCCCGAAAGCGAACATCTACACGACACCTTGGAAGGCCGGTTACGATATCGGCACTGCTCTTGCCGACTCTCGGGTCACACTCACCCAGCATCCCAACGTGAAGTATTGGATTGCTTTCGCCTCGAACGACGATGGCGTGCTTGGGGCGGTCCGCGCAACCGAAGAGAAGCAGATTCCTGCTTCGAATGTGATCGGCGTTGGGATCAACGGCACGAGCGGAGTCGATGATTTCAAGAAGGCATCTCCGACTGGATTCTTCGCCTCCATTCTCCTTAGCCCGAAGAAGCACGGATACGGCACCGCCGAAGCCATGTACAAGTGGATCAAGGACGGGGTGGAGCCACCAAAGGAGACTTGGACGAGCGGTATCCTGATCACTCGCGAAAACTACAAAGAAGAGATGAAGAAAGAAGGTCTGGACTAACAGACGAAATCGCAGGATCAGATCAGTTAAACCGACGACGATAACAACTTGGTCCGAAACGGTGTTGTGGCGTTTCGGACCATGGGCTTAAAGATGAGCACGACTCCGTATCTTCAATTCCAATCTATTTCGAAGGGGTTTCCCGGCGTCCAAGCGCTCAGCGATGTCACAT
Encoded proteins:
- a CDS encoding arabinose ABC transporter substrate-binding protein, giving the protein MKKCLIVAVVVAIALTIAGCTKGSETDNKVKIGFLVKSKTEPWFQTEWKFADEAAAKYGFDLIKLEVADGTAVNKQLDVLGAQGAQGVIICTPNQKLGPAIVKKAGEYNMKLMSVDDRLVDADGNSLTDVHHLGISAHEIGKMVGQTLVDEMQKRGWKMEEVGALALTIDSLETAKQRTDGAIEVLTANGFPKANIYTTPWKAGYDIGTALADSRVTLTQHPNVKYWIAFASNDDGVLGAVRATEEKQIPASNVIGVGINGTSGVDDFKKASPTGFFASILLSPKKHGYGTAEAMYKWIKDGVEPPKETWTSGILITRENYKEEMKKEGLD